In Selenomonas dianae, a genomic segment contains:
- a CDS encoding PTS sugar transporter subunit IIA, which produces MFGIIVGTHGIFAEEIVKSCEMICGAQTNVRAVTLVPGEGPDDVVKKYEAAIETLDCADGVLFLNDLFGGSPYNAACRLAANNEKYGIVTGVNLPMLIEMVSAQLIGGEYNILALMEQAAEAGRNGTQLFHASTMEEEEDDDL; this is translated from the coding sequence ATGTTTGGTATCATTGTTGGAACGCATGGGATCTTTGCCGAGGAGATTGTAAAGTCCTGCGAGATGATCTGCGGCGCACAGACGAATGTGCGTGCGGTGACGCTCGTGCCGGGCGAAGGCCCCGACGACGTGGTGAAGAAGTATGAGGCGGCGATTGAGACGCTCGACTGCGCGGACGGCGTGCTCTTCCTCAACGACCTCTTCGGCGGCAGCCCGTACAATGCGGCGTGCCGACTCGCGGCGAATAACGAGAAGTACGGCATCGTCACGGGCGTGAATCTGCCGATGCTCATCGAGATGGTCAGCGCACAGCTCATTGGCGGGGAGTACAACATTCTCGCGCTCATGGAGCAGGCGGCGGAGGCGGGCAGGAACGGCACACAGCTCTTCCATGCCTCGACGATGGAGGAAGAAGAGGACGACGATCTCTAA
- a CDS encoding sugar ABC transporter substrate-binding protein, which translates to MQKHLSWRWGFLLLVLLAGIACAQFARMDCSVRRNETRQKFGAVYMTMNNPFYEIIDEEIRTVVENHGDVLISRNPALNADRQIEEIRGLIADGVRVLFINPVGGTRMDTVLAEARAARVIVIAIDTNIAEEGYVAATVVSENERAGAQCAAHLITHADGGRIALLKHSEARSAAQRIEGFRTAIAAHPSFQVVAEAECSGQLEIAMPVMADMLAAHPEIDVVMALNDPAALGAIAALQSAGRAPTDTMVYGVDGVPESRDLIRAGWMTATAVQSPRRIGRMAAEEAYRILAGEAAEDIALPTRLLTVGNVDENDGGGWD; encoded by the coding sequence ATGCAGAAACATTTGTCGTGGCGATGGGGATTCCTTCTGCTCGTCCTCCTTGCGGGCATCGCCTGTGCGCAGTTCGCGCGCATGGACTGCTCCGTGCGCCGGAATGAAACACGGCAGAAGTTTGGTGCCGTCTACATGACGATGAACAACCCGTTCTATGAGATCATCGACGAGGAGATCCGCACCGTCGTCGAGAACCACGGCGACGTGCTCATCTCGCGCAACCCGGCCCTTAACGCAGACCGTCAGATCGAGGAGATCCGAGGACTTATCGCGGACGGCGTGCGCGTCCTCTTCATCAATCCTGTCGGCGGTACGCGCATGGATACGGTTCTCGCGGAGGCGCGTGCGGCGCGCGTCATCGTTATCGCCATTGATACGAACATCGCGGAGGAGGGCTATGTCGCCGCGACTGTCGTATCGGAAAACGAGCGTGCGGGCGCACAGTGTGCCGCGCATCTGATCACCCACGCGGACGGCGGACGCATTGCGCTCCTCAAGCACTCCGAGGCGCGCTCGGCGGCGCAGCGGATCGAGGGCTTCCGCACGGCGATTGCGGCGCACCCTTCGTTTCAGGTCGTTGCGGAGGCGGAGTGCAGCGGACAGCTTGAGATCGCGATGCCCGTTATGGCGGACATGCTCGCCGCGCATCCCGAGATCGACGTCGTTATGGCATTGAACGACCCTGCCGCCCTCGGCGCAATCGCCGCCCTCCAGAGCGCGGGTCGCGCTCCGACGGACACGATGGTCTACGGGGTGGACGGCGTACCCGAGAGCCGCGACCTCATCCGTGCGGGATGGATGACGGCGACCGCCGTTCAGTCGCCTCGCCGCATCGGGCGCATGGCGGCGGAGGAGGCGTACCGCATCCTCGCGGGCGAGGCGGCGGAGGACATCGCACTGCCGACCCGCCTGCTGACGGTCGGGAACGTGGATGAAAATGACGGCGGGGGGTGGGACTGA
- a CDS encoding Cof-type HAD-IIB family hydrolase: MDYKIILSDIDGTLLTSDHRVLPRTAAAIRQVVARGIPFALVSARMPEAITPIIAQIGTDAAKVCYNGALVITPEGMEIHDERMSRAHTDTVLNLIAQSYSAASMSYYAGHTWYVRTRDDADVQREEGITGVHSVVENFQRLIAADILPNKLFAMGTPELIVRMEQELSEVLPTLSIVRSAPHLLEIIERTVSKATGIEILLAHYGIDRSEALAFGDNYNDIPMLRYVGHSVAMGNAPDEIKDIAGSVTEANDADGIYHFLKKIHMVE; this comes from the coding sequence ATGGACTACAAAATCATTTTATCCGACATCGACGGCACTCTGCTCACATCCGATCACCGCGTCCTGCCGCGCACGGCGGCGGCGATCCGACAGGTGGTGGCGCGGGGCATCCCGTTTGCGCTCGTCTCGGCGCGTATGCCCGAGGCGATCACACCGATCATTGCGCAGATCGGCACAGACGCTGCAAAAGTCTGCTACAACGGTGCGCTTGTCATTACGCCCGAGGGGATGGAGATCCACGACGAGCGCATGAGCCGTGCGCATACGGATACCGTGCTGAACCTCATCGCACAGTCGTATTCTGCGGCATCCATGAGCTACTATGCAGGGCATACGTGGTATGTGCGCACGCGGGATGATGCTGACGTGCAGCGCGAGGAGGGCATCACGGGCGTACACTCCGTGGTGGAGAATTTTCAACGGCTCATCGCGGCGGACATTCTGCCGAACAAGCTCTTTGCCATGGGGACACCCGAACTGATTGTACGTATGGAGCAGGAGCTTTCCGAGGTGCTGCCGACACTCTCCATTGTGCGCTCGGCACCGCATCTGCTCGAAATCATCGAGCGCACCGTGTCCAAGGCGACGGGGATCGAGATCCTGCTCGCTCATTACGGTATTGACCGTTCGGAGGCTCTTGCCTTCGGCGACAACTACAACGACATTCCGATGCTGCGCTATGTCGGGCACAGCGTTGCGATGGGCAATGCTCCTGATGAAATCAAGGACATTGCGGGCAGTGTGACGGAGGCGAACGATGCTGACGGCATCTATCACTTCCTCAAGAAGATTCATATGGTGGAATGA
- a CDS encoding PTS mannose/fructose/sorbose transporter subunit IIC yields MDTVQFVMLIVVAAITGMASVLDEAQFHRPLIACTLVGLVLGDITTGIILGGTLELMALGWMNVGAAMAPDAALASVVATILVIVGHQDIAAGIALAVPLAAAGQVLTIFVRTITVFFQHLADKFAENGNMFGIEMCHVAGLLLQAIRVAVPAALVALIAGTDTVSAMLSSIPEVVTRGLQVAGGFIVVVGYAMVINMMNAKSLMPYFFLGFLLAVFTDFNLIGFGAVGLLCAYFHIKGIERESQVAAAGAGAGSGNPVDDVDDSDLM; encoded by the coding sequence GTTTGTAATGCTCATCGTCGTTGCGGCGATTACGGGCATGGCGAGCGTGCTCGATGAGGCGCAGTTTCATCGTCCGCTGATCGCCTGTACGTTGGTCGGGCTTGTACTCGGCGACATCACAACGGGCATCATCCTCGGCGGCACGCTTGAGCTCATGGCGCTCGGCTGGATGAACGTCGGCGCGGCGATGGCTCCGGATGCGGCGCTCGCCTCGGTGGTGGCGACCATCCTCGTCATCGTCGGACATCAGGACATCGCCGCAGGCATCGCCCTTGCCGTTCCTCTGGCGGCAGCAGGGCAGGTGCTCACGATCTTTGTGCGTACGATCACCGTTTTCTTCCAGCATCTCGCGGACAAATTTGCTGAGAATGGCAATATGTTCGGCATCGAGATGTGCCATGTTGCAGGTCTCCTCCTGCAGGCGATCCGCGTCGCTGTTCCCGCTGCGCTCGTCGCACTCATCGCGGGTACGGACACGGTCAGCGCCATGCTCAGCTCAATCCCCGAGGTCGTGACGCGCGGACTTCAGGTCGCGGGCGGCTTCATCGTCGTCGTCGGCTATGCAATGGTCATCAACATGATGAATGCAAAGTCGCTCATGCCGTACTTCTTCCTCGGATTCCTGCTCGCCGTATTCACGGACTTCAACCTGATCGGATTCGGTGCGGTCGGTCTCCTCTGTGCATACTTCCATATCAAGGGAATTGAGCGCGAGTCGCAGGTCGCTGCAGCGGGTGCGGGTGCCGGCTCGGGCAATCCCGTGGACGATGTCGACGATTCGGATCTGATGTAG
- a CDS encoding sensor histidine kinase has translation MLRTGFLAHGRAFEEVHWLLYAYNALIVLLLTAFLSLTQYKIHMSMGAYAFLKQVDTLPRSSLESGIVTAISFLLLALFGWFYRLHSSKVRVRLYLLLTCEIAACMVLMRSVNFAYDGMVLLVVADMMQRYEGHHRAYLLIGSMVVLYLIANVNLALYQTRVIPFEAYLSYYNSSAQSILLALRSACASLNTILFVSYLVLLIKEKNEERERIRLLNERLEEANQRLRAYAIHVGHMAETRERNRLAREIHDTLGHALTGITAGLDACMVTLETAPAFTRQQLTRIRDTAQKGMTDVRRSMKKLRPDAMEKLPFQEAIAGMTRDYAEASGMEVVLDVQQWPSNLREDQEDVIYRVLQESLTNAHRHGGAKHVRITIGERGGTLGIRIADDGTGCLEVRPGFGLRHMQERLYLLHGTVEYRSANGFIVEVTIPLSGGGAHD, from the coding sequence GTGCTGCGCACGGGATTTTTGGCGCACGGGCGTGCGTTCGAGGAGGTGCATTGGCTGCTCTACGCCTACAACGCCCTCATCGTTCTGCTGCTGACAGCTTTTCTCTCCTTAACCCAGTACAAGATCCATATGTCGATGGGGGCGTACGCCTTTCTGAAACAGGTGGACACTTTGCCGCGCTCGTCTCTTGAGAGCGGCATCGTGACCGCCATTTCCTTTCTCCTGCTTGCGCTCTTCGGCTGGTTCTATCGGCTTCATTCGTCCAAGGTGCGCGTACGGCTCTATCTGCTGCTCACCTGCGAGATCGCCGCGTGCATGGTGCTGATGCGGAGTGTGAACTTTGCCTATGACGGCATGGTGCTGCTCGTGGTTGCGGACATGATGCAGCGATACGAGGGGCATCACCGTGCCTATCTCCTGATCGGGTCGATGGTCGTGCTCTATCTCATCGCGAACGTCAACCTCGCACTCTACCAGACGCGCGTCATCCCCTTTGAGGCATATCTTTCCTACTACAACAGTTCCGCGCAGAGCATCCTGCTTGCGCTTCGGAGTGCCTGTGCCTCGCTGAATACGATCCTCTTCGTCTCCTACCTCGTCCTCCTCATCAAGGAGAAAAATGAGGAACGCGAGCGCATCCGTCTTTTGAACGAGCGGCTTGAGGAGGCAAATCAGCGGCTGAGAGCCTATGCCATCCATGTGGGGCATATGGCGGAGACACGCGAGCGCAACCGCCTCGCGCGTGAGATCCACGATACGCTCGGGCACGCGCTCACGGGTATCACGGCGGGACTGGACGCGTGTATGGTGACGCTTGAGACGGCACCGGCGTTCACGCGGCAGCAGCTCACACGCATCCGCGACACGGCACAGAAGGGCATGACCGACGTGCGCCGCTCGATGAAGAAGCTGCGTCCCGACGCAATGGAAAAGCTGCCCTTTCAGGAGGCGATTGCGGGCATGACACGCGACTATGCCGAAGCCTCAGGCATGGAGGTCGTGCTCGATGTGCAGCAGTGGCCTTCGAACCTGCGCGAGGATCAGGAGGATGTCATCTACCGCGTGCTGCAGGAGTCGCTGACGAATGCCCATCGGCACGGCGGGGCAAAGCATGTCCGCATCACGATCGGGGAGCGCGGCGGAACGCTCGGTATCCGCATCGCCGACGATGGTACGGGCTGCCTTGAGGTGAGGCCGGGCTTCGGGCTGCGCCATATGCAGGAACGCCTTTACCTCCTGCACGGCACGGTGGAGTACCGCAGCGCGAACGGCTTCATCGTCGAGGTCACGATACCGCTCAGCGGGGGAGGTGCGCATGATTAA
- a CDS encoding ABC transporter permease yields the protein MRFAYSLAMRTCRRNAARVAVLAALAALLALVIFGGSEMLLGLQGGLMRFQQRLGADVVVLPKDAAEAQAFEGVLVQGVPAHFYMEERYLTELRGMTGVAQAAPQFFLASAHAGCCSVAVQLIGFDPATDFTIRPWMQEIHAAPMDFGDILVGSGISVPADAVLTFYNTPCRVVGRLSPTGTGMDTAVYTNMETMRAMMANAASLDFDYFQGIPTENAISAVMIRTAEGFTPEGVAAAINESYPALSAKPAHGMVHHVEAGLGGILEIIGTLTVFVWAIAVIVLGIGFHLSARERRYEFLILRIAGATRSFLLRMMLTEAAVTSAAGGAMGIAVGAIVLLPFAGLMKEGLMRPYLLPDVGTIALLAVNTFMAAILSGMLSAAWTVGRVTRTPISEMLREDG from the coding sequence ATGAGATTTGCATATTCACTTGCCATGCGTACCTGCCGCAGGAATGCGGCGCGTGTTGCAGTGCTGGCTGCGCTCGCAGCGCTCCTTGCACTCGTGATCTTCGGCGGTTCCGAGATGCTGCTCGGACTTCAGGGAGGGCTCATGCGCTTTCAGCAGCGGCTTGGCGCGGATGTGGTGGTGCTGCCGAAGGATGCTGCTGAGGCACAGGCATTTGAGGGCGTGCTTGTGCAGGGGGTGCCTGCGCATTTCTATATGGAGGAGCGCTATCTTACTGAGTTGCGTGGCATGACAGGGGTCGCGCAGGCGGCTCCGCAGTTCTTCCTCGCCTCGGCACACGCGGGTTGCTGCTCGGTGGCGGTGCAGCTCATCGGCTTCGATCCTGCGACGGATTTCACCATCCGCCCGTGGATGCAGGAGATTCATGCCGCGCCGATGGACTTTGGTGATATTCTTGTTGGCAGCGGCATCTCCGTTCCTGCGGATGCCGTGCTGACATTTTACAACACGCCCTGCCGCGTCGTCGGGCGGCTGAGTCCTACGGGCACGGGGATGGATACCGCCGTCTATACGAATATGGAAACGATGCGTGCGATGATGGCAAATGCCGCATCACTGGATTTCGATTACTTTCAAGGGATTCCGACGGAGAATGCCATCTCTGCCGTGATGATTCGGACGGCGGAGGGGTTCACGCCCGAGGGCGTGGCGGCGGCAATCAATGAGAGTTATCCCGCGCTCTCGGCAAAGCCCGCGCATGGGATGGTGCATCATGTGGAGGCGGGGCTCGGCGGCATCCTTGAAATCATCGGCACTTTGACCGTATTTGTTTGGGCGATTGCCGTGATTGTCCTCGGCATCGGATTTCATCTGTCCGCGCGGGAACGGCGGTACGAGTTCCTGATCCTGCGCATCGCAGGGGCGACGCGTTCCTTCCTGCTGCGGATGATGCTGACGGAGGCGGCTGTTACCTCGGCAGCAGGCGGGGCAATGGGGATCGCCGTCGGTGCGATTGTTCTGCTTCCGTTTGCAGGTCTTATGAAGGAAGGTCTGATGCGTCCCTATCTCCTGCCGGATGTCGGAACGATTGCGCTGCTTGCCGTAAACACGTTCATGGCGGCAATCCTGTCGGGGATGCTCTCGGCAGCGTGGACCGTGGGACGCGTGACGCGTACGCCGATCAGTGAGATGCTGCGGGAGGATGGATGA
- a CDS encoding ABC transporter substrate-binding protein, which translates to MSVKRPNKFALLILLIALLFIAWLVRRSSPVLTVGIFAGSNWGVPQGEPYAIIDRAIAVFEEAHPGVRVTYVSGIQREDYAEWLAGAFLRGDAPDVFLLPTEDFTLYAEKGALMELSSLMEGDAAFSDELYDQAAFQNGQYAGHLYALPMENMITLMFVNKTLLAREGIAIPPLDWTWADFLALSRRLTKDTDGDGAPDQFGSYDYTWQQAATANGVRLFREDGKSSYFADPRMEEALHFIKELEGTYAGYTVTARDFDMGRVAFRPFTFAEYRTYKPYPWRVKKFGSFEWDCIPLPAGFSGGNISTMDSLLVGMSARTERRELAWAFMKILSSDPEIQAMVLEKAHALPARRDVIRSRAAQEIFLWDSGESAMTAGDVGDAMQTAVTPYRFERYGAAMLYADRAIAALIEEPPPFHNALNRLQKEINAILQQ; encoded by the coding sequence ATGAGCGTAAAGAGACCAAATAAATTTGCCCTCCTCATCCTCCTCATTGCCCTCCTCTTCATCGCGTGGCTCGTGCGGCGCAGCAGCCCCGTTCTCACCGTCGGCATCTTTGCGGGCAGCAACTGGGGCGTTCCGCAGGGAGAGCCGTATGCGATCATTGACCGCGCCATTGCAGTGTTTGAGGAGGCGCATCCGGGCGTCCGCGTAACCTATGTGAGCGGCATCCAGCGCGAGGACTATGCGGAGTGGCTTGCGGGCGCGTTTCTGCGCGGCGATGCGCCCGATGTGTTTCTCCTGCCGACGGAGGACTTTACGCTTTATGCCGAGAAGGGGGCGCTGATGGAGCTTTCTTCTCTGATGGAGGGGGATGCCGCGTTCTCCGACGAACTCTACGATCAGGCGGCATTTCAAAACGGACAGTATGCGGGACATCTCTATGCACTGCCCATGGAGAACATGATTACGCTCATGTTCGTGAACAAGACACTGCTCGCGCGCGAGGGGATCGCCATACCGCCGCTTGACTGGACATGGGCGGACTTCCTTGCGCTCTCCCGGCGGCTCACGAAGGATACGGACGGCGACGGAGCGCCCGATCAGTTTGGCTCGTACGACTACACATGGCAGCAGGCGGCGACCGCGAATGGGGTGCGGCTCTTTCGGGAGGACGGGAAATCCTCGTACTTTGCCGATCCACGCATGGAGGAGGCGCTGCACTTTATCAAGGAACTTGAGGGGACATATGCGGGCTATACCGTTACGGCACGCGACTTTGACATGGGGCGCGTTGCGTTCCGCCCGTTCACCTTTGCCGAGTACCGCACCTACAAGCCATATCCGTGGCGCGTGAAGAAGTTCGGTTCGTTCGAGTGGGACTGCATTCCGCTGCCGGCGGGATTTTCGGGCGGGAACATCTCGACGATGGACAGTCTGCTCGTGGGGATGAGCGCGCGCACCGAGCGGCGGGAACTTGCGTGGGCGTTTATGAAAATCCTGAGCAGCGACCCCGAGATTCAGGCGATGGTGCTTGAAAAGGCGCACGCGCTGCCCGCACGCCGTGATGTGATCCGCTCGCGTGCAGCACAGGAGATATTTCTCTGGGACTCGGGAGAGAGCGCGATGACGGCGGGGGATGTGGGCGATGCGATGCAGACGGCGGTAACGCCGTATCGTTTTGAGCGGTACGGGGCGGCGATGCTGTATGCCGATCGTGCCATTGCGGCGCTCATCGAGGAGCCGCCGCCGTTTCACAATGCGCTGAACCGTCTGCAAAAGGAGATCAACGCGATCTTGCAGCAGTGA
- a CDS encoding PTS system mannose/fructose/sorbose family transporter subunit IID encodes MEKTLNKKDLFWIFVRSNFLLGSFNFERMQAMGFCVALIPALKKLYQGDELKAALKRHLEFFNTQPFVAASIMGIIAAMEEKRANGADISPQTLSGVKVGLIGPLAGVGDPIFWGTLRPVLAALGAGIALTGSIIGPIIFFLAFNALRLLTHWYGVKYGYEKGTELVDNIGGNKMRYLTEGSSVLGLLVMGALVAKWTTVNMPLVLSEYVNPQGEIVVTTVQSILDSLMPSIVPLLMTFACMYLLRKGVNPLLIILGLFAIGIIGYAIGLLA; translated from the coding sequence ATGGAAAAGACATTAAACAAGAAGGATCTCTTCTGGATCTTCGTTCGTTCCAACTTCCTGCTCGGATCGTTCAACTTCGAGCGTATGCAGGCGATGGGCTTCTGCGTCGCGCTGATACCGGCACTCAAGAAGCTCTATCAGGGCGACGAACTGAAGGCGGCGCTCAAGCGTCACCTTGAGTTCTTCAACACGCAGCCGTTCGTGGCGGCATCGATCATGGGCATCATTGCCGCGATGGAGGAAAAGCGTGCCAACGGTGCGGACATCAGCCCGCAGACCCTCTCGGGTGTAAAGGTCGGTCTGATCGGACCGCTCGCCGGCGTCGGCGACCCGATCTTCTGGGGAACGCTGCGCCCAGTGCTTGCCGCGCTCGGCGCGGGCATAGCACTCACGGGCAGCATCATCGGCCCCATTATCTTCTTCCTTGCGTTCAACGCGCTGCGCCTCCTCACGCATTGGTACGGCGTTAAATACGGCTATGAAAAGGGGACGGAGCTGGTCGATAACATCGGCGGCAACAAGATGCGCTACCTCACGGAAGGATCGTCCGTGCTCGGACTCCTCGTCATGGGGGCGCTCGTCGCGAAGTGGACGACGGTCAATATGCCGCTGGTCCTCTCGGAGTATGTGAACCCGCAGGGCGAGATCGTCGTCACGACGGTGCAGAGCATCCTCGACAGCCTCATGCCGAGCATTGTTCCGCTCCTCATGACGTTTGCGTGTATGTATCTCCTGCGTAAGGGGGTCAACCCGCTGCTCATCATCCTTGGGCTCTTCGCAATCGGCATCATCGGCTACGCGATCGGTCTGCTCGCCTAA
- a CDS encoding response regulator transcription factor, translating to MINVMIADDQELIRESLKIVLEMNEDMTVTAMAGNGREALELLADTPVDILLMDIRMPELDGVLATKAVKQRYPHVGIIILTTFDDDDYVYSALKYGASGYLLKGGSVQELADAIRIVAAGGNILNADVTNKVVKLFSRMAQGAYVAEADLQGVRELTHTERSIAQRVGRGLSNKEIAGELSLSEGTVRNSLSTALSKLNLRDRTQLALWAVQIGLSQMRGRDEMG from the coding sequence ATGATTAACGTCATGATTGCCGACGATCAGGAACTCATACGCGAGAGTCTCAAGATCGTGCTTGAGATGAACGAGGATATGACGGTCACAGCGATGGCGGGCAATGGGCGCGAGGCTCTGGAACTCCTCGCAGACACCCCCGTCGACATCCTCCTCATGGACATCCGTATGCCCGAGCTCGACGGCGTACTTGCGACGAAGGCGGTCAAGCAGCGCTATCCCCATGTCGGCATCATCATCCTCACGACCTTTGACGACGACGACTATGTCTACTCCGCGCTCAAATACGGGGCGAGCGGTTATCTCCTCAAGGGCGGCAGTGTGCAGGAGCTCGCAGATGCCATCCGCATCGTCGCCGCGGGCGGCAACATCCTCAATGCCGATGTGACGAACAAGGTGGTGAAACTGTTCAGCCGCATGGCGCAGGGCGCATACGTTGCCGAGGCGGATCTGCAGGGCGTGCGCGAACTGACGCACACGGAGCGCAGCATCGCCCAGCGCGTCGGGCGCGGCCTCTCGAACAAGGAGATCGCGGGGGAGCTTTCCCTCTCGGAGGGTACGGTGCGCAACAGTCTCAGCACAGCCCTTTCGAAGCTGAATCTGCGCGACCGTACGCAGCTTGCCCTCTGGGCGGTGCAGATCGGACTTTCACAGATGAGAGGGAGGGATGAAATGGGATGA
- a CDS encoding ABC transporter ATP-binding protein has protein sequence MMELRAEKISQDFLRYSAKDGYFVAVAETNLTLAAGTLTAVTGRSGSGKSTLLHILGGLMKPVTGRVLLDETDLYALDEDTRTRLRSRHIGIVPQRLMSLAALSVRENILLPALLTGTQENVAARADELMERLDIRKLASVVPAELSGGELRRATIARALVMKPAILLADEPTGDLDEENTQSVLRLLRETADAGAAVLLVTHESDARNYADTCYTMTAGKLEQVKQ, from the coding sequence ATGATGGAACTTCGTGCGGAGAAAATCAGTCAGGACTTTTTGCGCTACAGTGCAAAGGACGGCTACTTTGTGGCGGTCGCAGAGACGAATCTCACGCTCGCGGCGGGGACGCTGACGGCGGTGACGGGACGCTCGGGCAGCGGCAAGAGTACGCTCCTGCACATCCTCGGCGGGTTGATGAAACCCGTGACAGGGCGTGTCCTCCTCGATGAAACGGATCTCTATGCGCTCGATGAGGATACACGTACCCGTCTGCGCAGCCGTCACATCGGCATCGTGCCGCAGCGTCTGATGTCGCTCGCCGCCCTCTCGGTGCGCGAGAATATCCTGCTGCCCGCGCTGCTCACGGGGACGCAGGAAAATGTTGCCGCACGTGCCGACGAACTGATGGAACGGCTCGACATCCGCAAACTCGCGTCGGTCGTGCCGGCGGAACTCTCGGGCGGGGAGCTGCGCCGCGCGACCATCGCGCGGGCACTCGTGATGAAGCCCGCGATTTTGCTCGCGGACGAGCCGACAGGCGACCTCGACGAGGAGAATACGCAGAGCGTCCTCCGTCTCCTGCGTGAAACGGCAGACGCGGGCGCTGCCGTCCTCCTCGTCACGCACGAGAGCGACGCGCGAAACTACGCCGATACCTGCTATACAATGACGGCGGGGAAGTTGGAACAAGTGAAGCAGTGA
- a CDS encoding DUF4418 family protein translates to MNHGKRRFGITDILLVVLNLVFFVGIQNVFTPCEPRPDGSWMTCHWAGEALTGAAAVLVVIALVHLVIPRAHVKLGLALAVLPLSVYALLLPGHLIDLCMMETMRCHTVMQPAVTAISLLNLMVAFADIYVYRKGANE, encoded by the coding sequence ATGAATCATGGAAAACGCAGATTTGGCATTACCGATATTTTGCTCGTTGTGCTGAATCTCGTATTTTTCGTCGGGATACAGAATGTCTTTACGCCGTGCGAGCCGCGTCCCGACGGCTCATGGATGACCTGCCACTGGGCAGGGGAGGCGCTCACGGGGGCTGCCGCTGTGCTGGTGGTGATCGCCCTCGTACATCTCGTGATCCCGCGTGCACACGTCAAGCTCGGTCTGGCGCTTGCGGTGCTCCCGCTCTCCGTGTATGCGCTCCTCCTGCCGGGGCATCTCATCGACCTCTGCATGATGGAGACAATGCGCTGCCATACGGTGATGCAGCCGGCGGTGACGGCGATCTCTCTGCTGAATCTCATGGTTGCGTTCGCGGATATCTATGTCTATCGAAAGGGGGCGAATGAATGA
- a CDS encoding Rpn family recombination-promoting nuclease/putative transposase has product MKRCECNPLNDYLFKFIFGREERKRITISFLNAVLGLEGASELRDITFVDRDLDPQFDEDKLSRLDLLCVADDGTRINVEVQLVNLRNMEKRTLYYWAKMYQSLHRGEEYEELNRAITINLLNFSLLPQKQAHTMYGLYDLPSGHRLTDDIEIHFLEIPNFEVKSVREMKRLERWLAYFSNKLNETETEELAMSEAAIQEAMKAEHVFMQDEIERWQYEQREKAMRDYISGMRAWRREGLKQGIEQGLKQGIEQGLKQGIQQGVMQASLQNIKNLMENMNLSASQAMDALQIPAMEREKYMNLLHS; this is encoded by the coding sequence ATGAAGCGATGTGAGTGTAATCCACTGAATGATTACCTGTTCAAATTTATCTTTGGGCGCGAAGAGCGCAAGCGTATCACCATCAGTTTTCTCAATGCTGTTCTAGGGCTTGAAGGCGCATCTGAGCTGCGGGATATTACCTTTGTTGACCGCGACCTTGACCCGCAGTTCGATGAGGATAAGCTGTCACGGCTTGATTTGCTCTGTGTTGCGGATGACGGCACGCGTATCAATGTCGAGGTTCAGCTCGTGAATCTGCGGAATATGGAGAAGCGCACGCTCTATTATTGGGCGAAGATGTATCAGTCGCTCCATCGGGGCGAGGAATATGAGGAGCTGAACCGCGCGATTACGATCAATCTGCTGAATTTCTCCCTGCTCCCGCAGAAACAGGCACATACGATGTACGGGCTTTATGACCTTCCAAGCGGGCATCGTCTGACGGATGACATTGAGATCCATTTCCTTGAGATCCCGAACTTTGAGGTGAAGTCTGTCCGAGAGATGAAACGGCTTGAGCGGTGGCTTGCATACTTTTCAAACAAGCTGAATGAAACGGAAACGGAGGAGTTGGCGATGAGCGAGGCGGCGATTCAGGAAGCGATGAAGGCGGAACACGTCTTTATGCAGGATGAGATTGAACGCTGGCAGTATGAGCAGCGCGAAAAGGCGATGCGTGACTACATCAGCGGTATGCGCGCATGGCGAAGAGAAGGATTAAAGCAAGGGATCGAGCAAGGCCTCAAGCAAGGGATCGAGCAAGGCCTCAAGCAGGGGATCCAGCAAGGTGTTATGCAGGCATCATTGCAAAACATCAAAAACCTCATGGAGAATATGAATCTCTCTGCTTCACAGGCGATGGATGCCCTTCAGATTCCTGCAATGGAGCGAGAGAAATATATGAACTTGCTGCATTCCTGA